Within the Camelus dromedarius isolate mCamDro1 chromosome 9, mCamDro1.pat, whole genome shotgun sequence genome, the region TTCCTTCATCAGCCATCTGACTGTCACTGCGTCTGTGAGTCTTATCTCTTGTTAATGCTCCTGTCCATCTCCTCCAGCCCTTGTCTCTGGTTTgcgtgtttgtctctctgtctctgtttctctccactAGAACTTACACCCATTAGGGTCAGgaatcctctctcctctctcacctcACACTTTGGCCATCAGCCAATCTTGCTGATTCCTCCTGCTGTTCTGCCCACTCTGCATCCTATCCACGGCCCCACCCTGATCCTGTCCTCTCATCCCCCTCCTGGACTAATGTAGGGGCCTCCTTGCCGGTTTCCCTgtttctcccctccacccccaccttccaGTTTGCCCCTCACATGCAGCCCGAGGGTCCCTGTGACCACCTGAGTCAGACAACCTCCCTCCCCTGCGCAGAATCTTCCTGTGGCTTTACCACATCCTGTGATAAAAGTCTTCACCCAGGCCCACAAGCCTCCAACAATCTGCCCGGTCCCCTTGCCACCCTCAccctctcccaccttccccctcACTCACCCAGCTCCAGCCTCATGGGCCTCTCGCTATTCCCTGAACAAGCCAGACACATTCCcagctcagggcctttgcactggctgttccctctgcctggaatgctcttcctccagaTGTCCACATGGCTCCCTCTCTCACCTCAACtctttactcaaatgtcaccttctcagggaaGTCTTTGCTAACCATCCTATCAAAAACAGCACAGCCCACCCTTTCTATCCACCCTGCTGGCCCTCTgcttttctccatagcacttaacGCCATTTCACATACTATATGCTACCTTTGTATGGAGTTCATTGTTTCTCTACTCAACTTGGACATCAgtcccatgagggcagggattttgtctgttcactgctgcatccctAGATACCTGAAAgagcgcctggcacacagcaggggctcaggaaagagtgaatgaatgggCTTTTTTACCCCATCATgctctttctttctgtgtcttctttgtctctctcttttctttctttgcctcttcATCACTTGTCTGTCTCccatctctcagtctctctctccatctctgtgtcACCTCCCTGAAGCCCAGGTTCTATTCTGTCTTCATCATCAAGCACTTAGTGACACCCCACACTGGCCCTTGGCACATGCAGGTGCTGATGAACACCTGTTGCACTAACGTGGTGAATGCCGGAAGGTCCTTGTCTCTCCCGATGCCTCTCGGGGGAGCAATCTGCCATTTTCACTCTGAATCTCTGTGATCCTGTCTCAGTCCCTCCCTCGGGATCCCTCCTGGAATTTCTCTGCTTCTGATTCAGCCATCCCTCACCTTCTGTGTACAGAAGGCAGTGTGACAAAATGGTTATTAACCTGGACTCTGAACACAGACAGCTGAGGCCTGAATCTTAGAGAGCTTGAATGACCTGATCACTCAGTCCATTTTCATGGAATTCCTTCATTCATCCCACAAATGCAGCCAGGAGACCAGTGCTGGCCAGGTGTCATGGATCTGTCCTGTCTGTCTCCTGCTGTGTTTGTGAGAATCTCTGCTTCACTGGGTCTCTGTCCCTCCATCTACTGGGGCAGAATGATCTCCCTTTTCCTGTCTCAGTATCTCCCTGTATCTCTGCCATTCATTTAGCACTGACTACACGACAGCACTAGGCTGGGAGATGCTGAGGAAACAGTGGTGACCTAAAtgctcctggccctgccctcacTATGCCCCTAGTTCAGACCCATCACCAGATAGTAACAAACCCAAAAGCAGACAGAGGGGTCAGAGCCGGGATTGGGGAACCTAGGGACTTGTGACAGCACCGAGGAGGTGCctgtgtgcccagcacagggtcAGGCCCAGAGCATGCATTCGGAAAAGGTTTATTGATGAACAAACTCAGGATGAAGCTGCCATCCTTCCAGTCGCTTAGGACAGCAGGCTTTCATCCTCCCTCaagccctctcctcctctctcacgCTTCACATAAGATTTACCAGCAAGTCTTGTTCCCAAATCTACCCAGAACTCACCCACATCTCCTCTTCTCACTACCCTGTCACTGGTCCCACCCACCCATGTCTCCCACCTGGCCCACTTCTCAGTCACCCCTCACTGTCTTTCTGCTCCTGCCCCTTACGGGGGTCTTAGCTGAGCTAAGACCTGACAAGGATGGGGAGACCTCAGGTCTTGGAGGGAGACGATGTCAGAATTGGGATAGAGAGATGCAGAGGATTTCAgagccaggaggtggggagaggcatCAAGGCCAGGGAGGGAGACCTCAGGGCTGGGAGACAAGTGAGGGACAAGGGAGACTTCAGCGTCAGGAGAGCATCCAGGGCTGGGGGAATCTGGGAGAGGACAGGAACAAGGGACACTGCCACACCTGGGCAGTCGCACTCACCTTGACCCTGAAGGGGCAGCGGGTCTGGTCTACCAGCATGATGTTCTCAGGCTTGAGATCGGCGTGGATGATGGCCAGCTCCTTGAGCCGGGCCAGGGCTCTGAGCACCTGCAAGGTGACCGTGCGGATGTGACGGGCGGGGAGGGGTGCGAAGTTGTTCTCCTTCTGGAATTCGAAAAGGTTTTGCTCCAGCAGCTCGAAGACCAGGTAGAACTTGAGGGCGTCGTGGAAGAAATCAAGGAAGCGGATGACGTGGGCCTCCTCCGGGTCCAGGCCCCTCATGCAGCGCAGCAGCTTCAGCTCGTTCTTGATGATGCGGCTGCGGTAGGCGTCGTTCTTCAGGATCTTGATGGCCACCATCTCGCCAGTACTTCGCCTCCAGCCCTTGGCCACCTCCCCGAAGGTGCCCTTGCCCAACACCTCAATGATGTCGTAGCAGTCAGTCTCTGACTGGATGGTGGCCATGGTGCCCCTGTCGCTGGACACTGCCctgccaccacccctgccccacggGCTCTGCCTCCGGAGCCTCCTGCCCCGACGCCGGCCCTGAGGCTCCCCCAGTGGGGGAAAGAGAACTGCGCTCGTCCCTAGCCCTGTGAGGTTCACCCCTGCCTCCCTGGCAACCCCCAGACCTCTGGGCCACACAGCGAGTCTGCCAGGGGCTGCACCCCTCCCCCCGAAGCCCTCCTGGCTTGGGACGAGGGGCCCCAGGCCCCCCCGAATGGGTTCCAGTGTTGCTGAGTGGCTCTGGTTCTGTTGTTGGAGACCCTCAGCCCACGCTggaatggggggtggggtggcaagtagtgccccctcccccatccaggGGCGGAACACTGGAGAGGCTGGGCAGGTGAAGGAGAGGAGAGTCTGATTGTGGACCTAGGGCAGAGAGGAATGGGACATTCCCAAACAGGTGGGGAGAGGCTGTCTTCCCAAGCTagaggatttgtgtgtgtgtctctgctcAGAAAACACTTGCCTCTGCCTGTGGCTGCCATGGGGTAGGTCTGACTGATATGGGACCAGGTTGCAAAAGGTCTTGAATGCCAGGCAAAGGAGCTTGGACTTTGttctgagggcagtggggagccacagAAGGACTTTGAGCAAGGGAGGGCAGGGTCAGATTGGAGCATCAAAGCTACTGTGTGAAGAAAAGTGGATTCGAGGAGGCAAGAGTGGAGGCCCAGAGCTTGCAGCAGGCTCAGGTGGGAGAAGTTGGCggaggtgggggaagaggcaGGTGGATGAGACACTCAGGAGGCCAGGAAGACAGGCCCTGCAACTGGCAGGTATGGGGGAAAAGAGGGAGCTGTGCAGGATAAGGCTCTGGCCTGGGTAACGATGGGATGGTTTCTTGAGACGTGAATAGGAATGGGGAGCAGTTTGGGGAAGAGGATGTTAGGAAATTTACATTGAAACATTTAAACACATGTTGAGGCCTTTAGAAGTCTTATCTGATCCTTACAACATACATCTTAaaattgccattttattttttttaatattgccattttatagaagagaaaagaggcaaaaaaatgtttaaatgcctAAATCACCTAGCTGGGTGCCAGAGGCAGGTTTTGACGCTGAGCAGTCTGGCTTTAGAGCCAAGCTCTGAACCACCACCCCATACAACCTCCCAGTATCCAGGAGACATCAAGGGGTGTGTGCAGAGGCCACTGGATGCCCCTGTGGACCCAGGAGGGAATTTGGGAACTGTCAGCACAGAAATGAGGTCTGGGAGCCATGGGGAGGGTGACATGACCCAGGGAGGGTGTGGGTGtggagggcctgggaggagcccTGAGGGCCCAAGGGGtgtgagggggagagaggagggaagagagagaagagagagttttggaaggaggaaggagcccTGAGAAGTCAGGACACATGAGAGAGAAGCCCTGAGAGCTCATCGAGCCCACGGACTGATCAGCGGTGGTGAGAGGAAAAGCCCAAATGCTgggagcctgggcagagggtggACACGAGGAATGTAGGTCACTCCTGCCATGTTTGGTAGGGATAAAGAGGAACATGTGGTGCAGGAGTGACCCAAGGGGGGCCGGCTTGAAGGGAGAAGGTGCTGGAGTAAGTGGGGCATCTGTGACCTCTCAGGGCACAGCCCTCCACCCTTTAGAGCGGGAAGGTGGAGATGTGATGAGGAGTGGAGGGGAAGCTATCAGGGGCCTCAGAGGAGATGTGGGACTAGAGAGCTTGTCTAGGGCATCTCAGAGAGACATGGGGGATGCTGGGGCTTAGATTCTGAGTGGGGATGGGTCCCTGGGGACTGAGTCCCAGCCCCAATAGGAGCTGCAGACCCTGGGACTTAGTCCCAAAAGGCAGCCGGGGGTCTGGGGTGGAGGTTCTGACCCCGTGATCCTGGAGAGGGGATCAGGAGGGGCCttcctgggtggggctggggtgaaCCGGGCAGTCCAACCAGCCAGACAGGAAAGGGATGGGCCAGAATGCAGAAGTGCTCTTGGAGGTGACGAGGCGGCCAGCAGAGGGCAGGTACGGAGCAATTGTATGCCGCTCTCTTAGGGATCCTGGGGTAATCCTGGCAGGAGTGGGTCACCCATGACAGGCAGAGTCCCGGGCAGAGGGGTCCTACAGCTGTGCTCTGCTGGGGAACTTCCCGGCTCAGAGGACCCCGTGGGAATCCTGAAGGGCTAGGGCAGTCCCTCCCACCAGGCCCACCCCAGGGCCTCCTTGATTCTCCTCAGACCAGGGGTGACCTGCTTCCCTGTGCACAGGATCCCCTCAGGCCAAGTCCCCCCTCCTTAGGGACTCTCTCTGCActcgccccccccaccccctccactgtCCCGTCCCCCCAGTAAACACACTCACAGAGGAGACCTGACCCAACGCTACCTCTGGATTATTTTATTCACATGGTTTGGCAAGATACAGGCAGTCCTGCCAACGAGCTGGGCATGGCCTCCTCGCCCTGCCCTGGTCAGtcgcccacctcccagccctctgAGGGTTAGTGCTAGTTATCTCACACACAAAACaaggggtcgggggggggggaaACAGGAGGGgagcctccctctgcccagggctttCAGATGACTGCTGTCTGAGCCCCCTCCATCCTCGTGGGGCCTGGAGGCCCTGTCTCCGAAAACCCCACGCTGGGTATCCGGACCCTGAATCCACCCTCTTCCTGGTCCCCGCTCCCGCTGTGGGTCTTGGGGCTTAGGGACACCCGGGGGAAGCGGAACTTGGGTGACTTCTCCCCACCAGGGGACTTGGGGGCTGCCTCGCCCTCCTGTCCCCGAGATGCCTTGGAAGTGGTAGCCAGGCCCACGCGGGGCAATCGGACTCGGACGCGGCCTCGACGCCCCGAggccccttccccaccaccttcctcttcctcctcctcgggACTGGGGGAGCCTTCCCTGGTGACTGCCTCACTCTGGCTGAAGCCCACACGGGGCAGCCTGAGTTTCGGGCTCTTGGCCTTCTCACCCTCCTCAACCCCCTCCTTGGCCCAAGCCAGGCCAAATCGGGGCAGTCGCACCTTGAGTTTGTGTCCGGCATCCCCCTCACCCTCTGCCACCTGGTACTCGGCATGGCTGCCCACTGCAGGCGGTGAGATCTCCACGTCGGGCAGTGAGAGGTGGAAGGTACGCTCGGCCCCTGGGGGCTGGTCcccaggcccccctcccccagccccagctttAGCCCCCAGTGTGGGCATCTTCAGCCTCAGCCCACCCTCACCTGTGGCTGCCTCACCCACCTGCGCCTCTCGGTTCAGTCCCACATCCAGCTCAAGCTGGGGCACTGTCACAGCGGGCATCTTGAAGACACCCTCGCCCACCAATAGTTCACCACCTGCCCCCTGGGCTCCAGGTAGAGACAAGGTCACCTGAGGCACCTGGACCTTGAAGCCTGCTGTGCCCTCTGCTGGAGGGGCTGTACTTTCGGCCTGCTGCCCTGGGGTGGTACCTAAGCCAACATCCCCAAAGCCACTCAGCTCCACCTGGGGCAGGGAGATGCCCAGCGGCATTCTCAGTCCCCCATCCTGGCCCTCAGTGCCCACCTGCCTGGTTGTGGACACCTGCAGGCCTGATAGCCGTCCTCCACTGACAGCTACACCCTCTTCTGCCCCCCCTTCCTCCTGGGCCCCCAGGGTGACCAATTCCACCTCAGGGATCTTAAGCTGCCCAGCCGTGGACTCTGGCTTTTCCCCAGGGCTGACACGCCCACCTGGGATTTCCGCTTCCTTCCCTCGAGCCAGCCCAAAGGAGGGCATCTTCAGTTTGGGCATCTTCACCCTCCCATCCCAACCTCTGCCCTTGCCCTCCAACTCAGCCACCCCTGGCACTAGTTCTCCTGCCTCGGTGTCCCGGCCTCTGACCCCAAACTTGGGCAGGGCAAACCTGGGCCCCTTGAGCTTGACATCGGCCCCTGCCACCTCCACCTTGCCAGTGGGCAGATGGGCATCCAGGCTGACCTGTGGGATGGACAGATCGAGGGCAGGCAGCAGGCCTGCCTCCCCTGTCCCTTTGGCCTCTGCCTCGGTTCCCACCTTAGCCTTGGGGAGTGAGATGGAGAACTTGGACACCTTCTTGGCAGCTCTTCCAgccccctctgcctctgccttggtCACCTTTGGCCCCGAGAGTCCAAACTTGGGCAGGGAGAACTTGGAGGAGTGCTTGACTTTCATCTCCATGACCTCTACTGGCCCTTCCTCAACCTCCACTGTGGGCATCTGTGGAGTGACAATCTCAACAGATGGCAACCGGAAAGCAATTTCGCTGACCCCTGCTGCCACCCCAGGGGCCTCTGCCCTCTCCACCTTGCCCACTTCGGCTACTGGGACCTGCCTCTCCAGGCTGAGGGCACCTGGCAGATCTAGTTCCACTGAGGGCAGTGTGAGAGAGGGGACACTCACACGAGCCTCACTGTCCACTTCTGGCTGTAAACAGGGAAGTGTCACCAGCTTCCCTGAGACCTCAGCCCCTGCCTCACCTGGCTTGCCTCTCGGTGGGGACCCTGCTCTCCCTAGCTTGGGCATGGTCATCTTGGGCATCTTGAAGCCAAATTCCATCCCCTCTGCCTGCTCTGCCCTGGCAGCTTTAAGCTGCACCTCTGGAGGCTTGGGCAGCTTCACCTCGGGTGCCTTCGGCAGCTGCACATCTGGGACTTTCGGCGCCTGCACTTCCGGCAATCGCATCTCTGACACCTTTGGGAGCTGCACTTCTGGGAGGTGTACATCCGGCACGACCATCTCGGGCACCTTGGGGAGTTTGATCTCCGGAAGCTTCATCTCAGGGAGTTTCATCTCTGAGACTTTTGGCAGCTGCACCTCTGGGAGTCGCACTTCTGGCACAGCCACCTCGGGTACCTTCGGGAGTTTCACCTCAGGGAGTTTCATCTCAGGAACTTTCGGGAGCTGCACTTCTGGGAGATGCACATCCGGCACGGCCATCTCGGGAACCGTCGGGAGTTTCATCTCTGAGACTTTTGGCAGCTGCACCTCCGGGAGTCGCACCTCTGGCACAGCCATCTCGGGCACTTTAGGCAGTTTCATCTCCGGCACTTTTGGGAGctgcacttctgggagctgcacATCCGGCACAGCCATCTCAGGCACCTTCGGGAGCTTCATTTCAGGGAATTTCATCTCGGGCACTTTTGGCAGTTTCATCTCCGGGACTTTCGGGAGctgcacttctgggagctgcacATCAGGTACAGCCATCTCCGGCACCTTTGGAAGTTTCACCTCAGGCACCTTCGGGAGTTTCATCTCAGGAACTTTTGGCAGCTGCACCTCTGGGAGCCTCACATCCGGCACAGCCATCTCCGGCACCTTTGGGAGTTTCATCTCTGACACTTTTGGGAGCTCCACCTCTGGGAGTCGCACATCTGGAAGGGCTGCTTCTGGCATTTTTGGGAGCTTGACGTCCGGGGCCTTGGGGAGCTTCACCTCAGGTCCCTTGGGCACCTTGACCTCAGGCGGCGAGACCCCAATGCCAAAGGATGGCATCTTGATGGTGGGCAACTTCAGCTTGCTCTCAACGGCTTCAGGTGCAGTGGGCCGGGGTTCCAGGAGAGAAAGCCCAAAGGTGGGCATTCGAAGTTTTGGCCCCTTCACCCTGGCCTCGGGGCTGGGCTTGGCCACCTTGGCCTCAGCAACTTCCTTTGCTCGAGCCCCAAAGCGGGGGAAACTGAGGCGGGGCATCTTAAGGGCCACCTCAGGAGCCTCTGCTCGGGCCTCCACCTCTGCACCAGGCAAGGCCAGGTCCACCCTCACTGTAGGAGCCGCCACATCCAGGGTGGGCACTGTCACTGCCACAGCCCCTTCCCGGGTCTCCAGGCAGGGAAGTGTGGGCAGAGCCGGTAGCGAGGGCAAGGTGGGCAGCTCCACTTGGGGGATCTGGATCCCTGCAGCCGCAAGCTCCACGGCAGGTGCAGCCGGGGCTCCTAGCCCAAGGGTTGGCAAGTGGAGGGCAAAGCCGCTGACTGCCTCTGCTGCGGGGGCTGAGACCTGGGGGACACCCACCTCGGCACCTGGGAGCCGGGGCGCAACCAACTCCACCTGGGGAGCTGTGAAACGTGCTCCTGCTGCCACCTCAGCCTCTGCTTTGGCCTTCCTTGGGGGAGGAGCGGCGGCGGCCAGCCGAGCTGCCTGGGCCTCTTCGGCCACTTCTCGGACACGCAGCCGAGGCAGCTGGAGGCGCCGGCGGGTGGGGGCAGCTGGGACAGGACCCTTGACAGCCTCAGCTTTGAGGCCTCGACGCAGACGGGAGAACTTGGGAAAGGAGAATTCGACGTCAACAGGGGCCAGGTCTGCAGGGGCCCCCAGGGCCCCGGGCATCaccatcttcttcttcttcacaGGGGACAGACTCTGGATgttctggggagagaggagagaggcggGAGGCGGTGGGACAGTGGGAGGCCTGGGGTGGACAGGGGGAGCCCCACGTGGTATTGTACCATGCTGGGGGTGTGCTGGATTGAGCATCTTGTCCCCCAAACACCATCCCCCACTTTCTGCCTGTCATTTCACCATTACTGCCCCTAGAAGGCAAAGACTTTCCTTTAGAATCTAACAATCAACAGCAGTGTAGAAACTGGAACCCAAGACTTCTAGCTCCTCATCCAGGATTTCCCCCAATACCCTCATTTTagagatagggaaactgaggcccaagaagGGAAAGTAACGTGTCCAGGGTCACTCAGTAGTAAGAGAGCAGCACTCAGGCTTGAATCTGGCCTGTCTGGTCCAGAGTCCCCTGATTCAGGACCCCTGGTGAGGGTTTGATCTGGGCTGAGTGGgtccccctccccagggaggaGTTTAGGAAcaaagaagaggaggcagagggtgggatTAGCACTAGGTTAGTGACAAGACAGAGGGCAAGGCTGGCCCACGGTGTGGGGCAGTGGGGTTCACGGCGCAGAGACGGGATTGCTGGGGCAGTCCAGGGCCAGGACCGGGCTAAGCACGCGTACCAGCTTGGCCACCTTGGCCCGAGGGCCCTTGATCTCGTAGCCGGCCACGGTCCCAGGCCGCAGCGCCAGATCCCCAGTGGGCACAGTGCGCTTCAGGCAGAAGGAGACCTTGTAAGGTTCGGCGCATTGCAGCAGGCGTAGTGCGTCCTCGTACTTGAAGTTGTCGAAGAACACGCGGGCGCTCAGCAGCTGGTCCCCTGCAGGccaggtggaggtgggcagggcgTGGGCATCTCTTGGCTCCGCCCAGGCCTGGTTCCGACCCCACTTCCCTGGAGCCAGTACAGCGAGGCACCGCCCAAAGATTTGGCCCCGCCTATACCCGAGCACAGGATTGAGATTCAAAGTTCCTCCCTGTTTGAGGTTCTGACACTTAAGAATAAAACCACGCCCCATTGCCTTAGCCCCGCCTCCTTCACAGACCCTTCAGGCCACGCCCCTCCCCTTCTCACTCCCCTCCCCTATCCTCACATTTCTGATACTAACTTAGCTTGTTTCATTGAGAACAGAATCAGAAGATAACTtccagggaggagggtatagctcaatggtagagcgcatgcttagcattcacaaggtcttgggttcaatcccagtacctccatcaaaagtaaataagtaaacctaattacctcaccccacAAAAAGATAACTTCCAGAAGCTCCCACCCCATTATTCACCCCCCTGTTCCTGTGGCTATTTACTCCACTCTCCACTTGTTCCTAGGGATCAACTGCCCCCACTTCTAGCTAGGGGTCAATCCCTCCACTACCTTCTCAGGGACATACTCCAGcaattcttccttctctctccacatTATCAATTTATTATTCTCTTCTACGACATGCCattctttcttgttctctctccCATAAGAAAGGTTGTGTGGACCTCACTCCTCCTGGAGCTCCTGCCTCATTTATCTGTCCATCTTAATGGCAAAATGCATTGAGTTGTCCAGCTGCAGTGTTTCCACTTCTCTAATCACATCTCTGACACTCCCTCCCAGAGCCTTGAACTGCTCCTCTCAAGTTCCCATGCAGTGACCTCTGTGTAACTAAGTCCCATGGTCAAGTCCCAGATTTCATCTGCTTGAACCTCTACTTGAGACCCAGCTTCACTTTCTCTCCATCACTTGCTTGGCTTGGCTTTCAGGGTGTCACACCCCCTGGAATCTCCCTGGAGGTTCCTTCTCAGCTTCCTGGGATGGTTCTTCTGCATCTCCCAGACCGCTTAAAGACACAGTCCCAGAGCTTTGGCCTTGGCCCTCTTCTTTTCTCCATCTACATGCTACACTCATCCCTTTGGGAAGCTCATCCAGATTCAGAAGTTTAAAGATTATAAATATGCTGACAACTCCCAAATGTACATCTCCAGCGCACCACTCCCCCCTCCATCCTAGACTCACATATTCAACTATCCCTCTACATTTCCACCTTGGTGTCCACCTGTCATTTGACAGACCCAAACTGTACTCCTGGTCTTCCTTGACCCCTCTCTGTCCATTACACCCCATATCTATTCTTGGAACTCTCTTCCTTCAAATTACATCCAGAATCCAAATCTTCTCTTCACCTCCAGTAATACTGTTCTGGCCTCAAGCATCACCATCTCTTACCTGGATAATCA harbors:
- the PRX gene encoding periaxin, producing MEARSRSAEELRRAELVEIIVETEAQTGVSGINVAGGGKEGIFIRDLREDSPAARSLSLQEGDQLLSARVFFDNFKYEDALRLLQCAEPYKVSFCLKRTVPTGDLALRPGTVAGYEIKGPRAKVAKLNIQSLSPVKKKKMVMPGALGAPADLAPVDVEFSFPKFSRLRRGLKAEAVKGPVPAAPTRRRLQLPRLRVREVAEEAQAARLAAAAPPPRKAKAEAEVAAGARFTAPQVELVAPRLPGAEVGVPQVSAPAAEAVSGFALHLPTLGLGAPAAPAVELAAAGIQIPQVELPTLPSLPALPTLPCLETREGAVAVTVPTLDVAAPTVRVDLALPGAEVEARAEAPEVALKMPRLSFPRFGARAKEVAEAKVAKPSPEARVKGPKLRMPTFGLSLLEPRPTAPEAVESKLKLPTIKMPSFGIGVSPPEVKVPKGPEVKLPKAPDVKLPKMPEAALPDVRLPEVELPKVSEMKLPKVPEMAVPDVRLPEVQLPKVPEMKLPKVPEVKLPKVPEMAVPDVQLPEVQLPKVPEMKLPKVPEMKFPEMKLPKVPEMAVPDVQLPEVQLPKVPEMKLPKVPEMAVPEVRLPEVQLPKVSEMKLPTVPEMAVPDVHLPEVQLPKVPEMKLPEVKLPKVPEVAVPEVRLPEVQLPKVSEMKLPEMKLPEIKLPKVPEMVVPDVHLPEVQLPKVSEMRLPEVQAPKVPDVQLPKAPEVKLPKPPEVQLKAARAEQAEGMEFGFKMPKMTMPKLGRAGSPPRGKPGEAGAEVSGKLVTLPCLQPEVDSEARVSVPSLTLPSVELDLPGALSLERQVPVAEVGKVERAEAPGVAAGVSEIAFRLPSVEIVTPQMPTVEVEEGPVEVMEMKVKHSSKFSLPKFGLSGPKVTKAEAEGAGRAAKKVSKFSISLPKAKVGTEAEAKGTGEAGLLPALDLSIPQVSLDAHLPTGKVEVAGADVKLKGPRFALPKFGVRGRDTEAGELVPGVAELEGKGRGWDGRVKMPKLKMPSFGLARGKEAEIPGGRVSPGEKPESTAGQLKIPEVELVTLGAQEEGGAEEGVAVSGGRLSGLQVSTTRQVGTEGQDGGLRMPLGISLPQVELSGFGDVGLGTTPGQQAESTAPPAEGTAGFKVQVPQVTLSLPGAQGAGGELLVGEGVFKMPAVTVPQLELDVGLNREAQVGEAATGEGGLRLKMPTLGAKAGAGGGGPGDQPPGAERTFHLSLPDVEISPPAVGSHAEYQVAEGEGDAGHKLKVRLPRFGLAWAKEGVEEGEKAKSPKLRLPRVGFSQSEAVTREGSPSPEEEEEEGGGEGASGRRGRVRVRLPRVGLATTSKASRGQEGEAAPKSPGGEKSPKFRFPRVSLSPKTHSGSGDQEEGGFRVRIPSVGFSETGPPGPTRMEGAQTAVI